In the Burkholderia multivorans ATCC BAA-247 genome, TCGATGAAGAAAAGCATTCGATGGATGTCGTCGTCGACGAGAACGAGCTGGCCGTCGCGATCGGCCGTAGCGGTCAGAACGTTCGCCTTGCCAGCGAACTGACCGGCTGGCAGATCAACATCATGACCCCGGACGAGTCCGCCCAGAAGCAGGGCGAGGAGCGCGACCGGCTGCGTGCACTGTTCATGACGCGTCTCGACGTCGACGAAGAAGTCGCCGACATCCTGATCGACGAAGGCTTCACGAGCCTCGAAGAGATTGCTTACGTGCCGCTCAACGAAATGCTCGAGATCGAAGCGTTCGACGAGGACACCGTGCACGAACTGCGCAACCGCGCGCGCGATGCGCTGCTGACGATGGCGATCGCGAACGAGGAAAAGGTCGAAAACGCGGCGCTGGATCTGAAGAGCCTCGACGGCGTGACGCCGGAGCTGCTCGCGAAGCTGGCCGAACACGGCGTGGCGACGCGCGACGATCTCGCCGAGCTGGCGGTGGACGAACTGGTCGACATGACCGGAATGGAAGAGGATGCCGCTAAGGCGTTGATCATGAAAGCACGTGAACACTGGTTCCAGTGAGAAATGACCATGGCGCACTGATTTGATGGCGGCCGTATGGCCTGACCCGATGCTAACCGCAAGGAATCGGTCCTTGCACTAAGAGGAATGAATGGCGAGTAACAACGTAGCCCAATTTGCCGCGGAACTGAAAATGCCTGCTGGTGTGCTGCTCGAACAGCTGCAGGCAGCGGGCGTCCAGAAAGCGAGTGAAGACGATGCGCTGTCCGAGGCGGACAAGGCGCGTCTGCTCGATCATTTGCGCAAGTCGCACGGCGCAACCGATGGCGACAAGCGCAAGATCACGCTGACCCGCAAGCATACGTCGGAGATCAAGCAGTCTGACGCGACGGGCAAGGCTCGCACCATTCAGGTCGAGGTGCGCAAGAAGCGCACGTTCGTCAAGCGCGACGACGTGAGCGATGTCGCGGAACAGGGTCAGGCGCAGGTCGCCGAAGCGGACGACGATGCGGAACTGAAGCGTCGCGAGGAAGAGGCGCGCCGCGAGGCCGCGCTGCTCGAGAAGCAGGCGCAGGAACTGCGCGAGCGTCAGGAACGCCTCGAGCGCGAGGAAGCGGAACGCCGTGCCCGCGAGGAAGCGGCCGAAGCCGAACGCCGTCGCGCGGAGGAAGAAGCCGCAGCGAAGCGTGCGGCAGCCGAAGCGGCCGCCGCGCAACAGGCGGCGCAGCAGGCGGCTGCGGCCCAGCAGGCGGCGGCACCGGCCGATTCCGCGCAGGACGAAGCACGTGCGGCTGCCGAACGCGCAGCGCAGCGCGAAGCGGCGAAGAAGGCTGAGGACGCCGCGCGCGAGGCTGCCGAAAAGGCGCGCGCCGAGCAGGAAGAAATTCGCAAGCGCCGCGAGGCGGCGGAAGCCGAAGCGCGTGCGATCCGCGAGATGATGAACACGCCGCGCAAGGCCGTGGTCAAGGCGGTCGAACCGCCGAAGCCGGCCGAACCGGCGAAGCCCGCCGAGGCGAAGGGCACGCTGCACAAGCCGGCGAAGCCGGAAGGTGCGCAGGCGCGTCCGGCCGCGAAGAAGCCGGCCGCTGCGCCGGCTGCCACGCCGGCACCGGCAGGCGCGGGCGACCGCAACAAGAAGCCGGGCGGCGGCAAGGGCGGCTGGCAGGACGACGCGGCGAAGCGGCGCGGCATCAAGACGCGCGGCGATTCGAGCGGCGGCGTCGACCGCGGCTGGCGCGGCGGCCCGAAGGGGCGCGGCCGTCACCAGGACAACGCCTCGTCGTTCCAGGCGCCGACCGAGCCGATCGTGCGTGAAGTGCACGTGCCGGAAACCATCTCGGTGGCCGATCTCGCGCACAAGATGGCGATCAAGGCCTCCGAAGTCATCAAGGTGATGATGAAGATGGGCCAGATGGTCACGATCAACCAGGTGCTCGACCAGGAAACGGCGATGATCGTCGTCGAGGAACTGGGTCACCGTGCGCTCGCAGCGAAGCTGGACGATCCGGAAGCGCTGCTCGTCGAAGGCGAAACGGGCTCCGACGCAGAGCAACTGCCGCGTCCGCCGGTCGTCACGGTGATGGGTCACGTCGACCACGGCAAGACCTCGCTGCTCGACTACATCCGTCGCGCGAAGGTCGCGGCAGGCGAAGCGGGCGGCATTACGCAGCACATCGGCGCGTATCACGTCGAGACGCCGCGCGGCGTCGTCACGTTCCTCGATACGCCGGGTCACGAGGCGTTCACGGCGATGCGTGCACGCGGCGCGAAGGCGACCGACATCGTGATTCTGGTCGTCGCGGCCGACGACGGCGTGATGCCGCAGACGAAGGAAGCGATCTCGCACGCGAAGGCGGGCGGGGTGCCGATCGTCGTCGCGATCAACAAGATCGACAAGCCGGAAGCGAACCCGGACCGCGTGAAGCAGGAACTGGTCGCCGAAGGCGTCGTGCCGGAAGAATACGGTGGCGATTCGCCGTTCGTGCCGGTGTCGGCAAAGACGGGCGCGGGCATCGACGATCTGCTCGAGAACGTGCTGCTGCAGGCCGAAGTGCTGGAACTGAAGGCACCGGTCGAGGCGCCGGCGAAGGGCATCGTGATCGAGGCGAAGCTCGACAAGGGTAAGGGTCCGGTCGCGACGATGCTCGTGCAGTCCGGTACGCTGAGCCGCGGCGACATCGTGCTGGCCGGTAGCGCATACGGCCGCGTGCGTGCGATGCTCGACGAGAACGGCAAGCCGACGAAGGAAGCCGGCCCGTCGATCCCGGTCGAGATCCAGGGTCTGTCGGAAGTGCCGGCCGCCGGCGAGGAAGTCATCGTGCTGCCGGACGAGCGCAAGGCGCGCGAAATCGCGCTGTTCCGTCAGGGCAAGTTCCGCGACGTGAAGCTGGCGAAGCAGCAGGCGGCGAAGCTGGAAAGCATGCTCGAGCAGATGGGCGAAGGCGAAGTGCAGAACCTGCCGCTCATCATCAAGGCCGACGTGCAAGGCTCGCAGGAAGCGCTGGTGCAGTCGCTGCTCAAGCTGTCGACCGACGAAGTGCGCGTGCAGATCGTGCACAGCGCGGTGGGCGGCATCAGCGAAAGCGACGTCAACCTCGCGACCGCGTCGAAGGCCGTCATCATCGGCTTCAACACGCGTGCGGACGCACAGGCGCGCAAGCTGGCCGAAGCGAACGGCATCGACATCCGCTACTACAACATCATCTACGACGCAGTGGATGAGGTGAAGGCGGCGATGTCCGGCATGCTGGCGCCGGAGAAGCGCGAAGTCGTGACGGGCATGGTCGAGGTGCGCCAGGTGTTCAAGGTGCCGAAGGTCGGCACGGTCGCCGGCTGTATGGTCACCGACGGTATCGTCAAGCGTTCGTCGTCGGTGCGCGTGCTGCGCAACAACGTCGTGATCTTCACGGGCGAACTCGAATCGCTGAAGCGCTTCAAGGACGACGTGAAGGAAGTCAAGCAAGGCTTCGAATGCGGTATGTCGGTGAAGAACTTCAACGACATCCTCGAAGGCGACCAGTTCGAAGTCTTCGAAGTGACCGAAGTCGCGCGTACGCTGTAACGCAATCGCGCATCGGCTCATGGGCGGGGCAGGCTTGGGCCTGTCCCGCCCATTTTTTCATGGCCGCGCGCCGTTCGGCGCGCCGCCGTTTTATCCTGATAAACGGATCAGGGATTCGATCATGTCCAGGAAACGTACTTCTCCCAATCGCAACGTGCAGATCGCCGATCAGATTCAGCGCGACCTGTCCGAACTCATCATGCGCGAGGTCAAGGATCCGCGCATCGGCATCGTGACCATCCAGAGCGTCGAACTGACGCCGGACTACGCGCACGCGAAGATCTATTTCACGACGCTGACCGGCGATCCGGCCGCGACGCAGCAGGCGCTGAACCACGCGTCGGGCCATCTGCACAACCTGCTGTTCAAGCGGCTGCACATCCATACGGTGCCCACGCTGCACTTCCATTACGACCAGACGATCGAGAAGGCCGTCGCGATGTCGCGTCTGATCGACGAGGCGAACGCGACGCGCGCGAAGGACGACGACGAGGCCGACGCGCCGGCGAAGGACGACTGAGCGTATTCCGCCTATGACGACTGCAGCATCCCAACGTCCGCGCGTACCGCGCCGCGCGCTGGACGGCGTCCTGCTGCTCGACAAGCCGGTCGGCCTGTCGAGCAACGATGCGCTGATTCGCGCGAAGCGCCTGTACCTCGCGAAGAAGGCCGGGCATACCGGCACGCTCGATCCGCTTGCATCGGGCCTGCTGCCGCTGTGCTTCGGCGAAGCGACGAAGTTCTCGCAGGATCTGCTCGAGGCGGACAAGACCTATGAAGCGACGATGCGGCTCGGCGTGCGTACCGCGACCGGCGACGCCGAAGGCGAGGTGCTCGACACGCGGCCCGTCGCATGCGATCGCGCGGCCGTCGAAGCGGCGCTCGTGCGTTTCACGGGCGA is a window encoding:
- the infB gene encoding translation initiation factor IF-2: MASNNVAQFAAELKMPAGVLLEQLQAAGVQKASEDDALSEADKARLLDHLRKSHGATDGDKRKITLTRKHTSEIKQSDATGKARTIQVEVRKKRTFVKRDDVSDVAEQGQAQVAEADDDAELKRREEEARREAALLEKQAQELRERQERLEREEAERRAREEAAEAERRRAEEEAAAKRAAAEAAAAQQAAQQAAAAQQAAAPADSAQDEARAAAERAAQREAAKKAEDAAREAAEKARAEQEEIRKRREAAEAEARAIREMMNTPRKAVVKAVEPPKPAEPAKPAEAKGTLHKPAKPEGAQARPAAKKPAAAPAATPAPAGAGDRNKKPGGGKGGWQDDAAKRRGIKTRGDSSGGVDRGWRGGPKGRGRHQDNASSFQAPTEPIVREVHVPETISVADLAHKMAIKASEVIKVMMKMGQMVTINQVLDQETAMIVVEELGHRALAAKLDDPEALLVEGETGSDAEQLPRPPVVTVMGHVDHGKTSLLDYIRRAKVAAGEAGGITQHIGAYHVETPRGVVTFLDTPGHEAFTAMRARGAKATDIVILVVAADDGVMPQTKEAISHAKAGGVPIVVAINKIDKPEANPDRVKQELVAEGVVPEEYGGDSPFVPVSAKTGAGIDDLLENVLLQAEVLELKAPVEAPAKGIVIEAKLDKGKGPVATMLVQSGTLSRGDIVLAGSAYGRVRAMLDENGKPTKEAGPSIPVEIQGLSEVPAAGEEVIVLPDERKAREIALFRQGKFRDVKLAKQQAAKLESMLEQMGEGEVQNLPLIIKADVQGSQEALVQSLLKLSTDEVRVQIVHSAVGGISESDVNLATASKAVIIGFNTRADAQARKLAEANGIDIRYYNIIYDAVDEVKAAMSGMLAPEKREVVTGMVEVRQVFKVPKVGTVAGCMVTDGIVKRSSSVRVLRNNVVIFTGELESLKRFKDDVKEVKQGFECGMSVKNFNDILEGDQFEVFEVTEVARTL
- the rbfA gene encoding 30S ribosome-binding factor RbfA codes for the protein MSRKRTSPNRNVQIADQIQRDLSELIMREVKDPRIGIVTIQSVELTPDYAHAKIYFTTLTGDPAATQQALNHASGHLHNLLFKRLHIHTVPTLHFHYDQTIEKAVAMSRLIDEANATRAKDDDEADAPAKDD